The Flavobacterium faecale genome has a segment encoding these proteins:
- a CDS encoding ATP-binding protein produces MKKSISETAKNFNFKKLKQRYIFALVTIAITVLLSQLVVQYNINTQLDDSRLINISGRQRMLSQKLVKEILILNTFTNPVKTAEQIQTIDSTISLWTTTQNALQFGDKKLNFPKEHSPKLTELYQNISPNLQQIIQTSEQIVQNRKSGGSPVLNQPLIKRVLYNQELFLKKMNQIVGQYETEAFQKVTLQRNIEYAILAFTLLVLLLELQFIFKPTNKNIEELITKLLTSEKKALKLAYNTEILSESKENSVKELKSLNYAMENTLLYCRVANDGTIIHIGEKFAKLINYTAFHADKKFPEVLTSVEKEQHFLSRIITEKQKSGWQGEIHLTNKDNESTWLDLSMIPVTIRKQESELLVICFDITVRKNAEQEVERLNAENIAEKINQQKIISSKIIENQENEQNRIAREIHDGIGQMLTGLKFSLESINLDDKEKSAQKIEYLKKLSLDIIKGVRTATFNLMPPELSDHGIVSSITKLTVELSKLTGKNILFYNKSDFNQRLDSLIEINLYRLTQEAINNAIKYADSSHIIVQLSHSNSLLSITIDDNGKGFDLATVDQKKTSESGMGLLFMKERIQYINGRVFFNSILGEGTRITFNIPI; encoded by the coding sequence ATGAAGAAAAGTATATCAGAAACTGCTAAAAACTTTAATTTCAAAAAATTAAAGCAACGCTATATTTTTGCGCTAGTCACCATTGCGATTACGGTATTATTGAGTCAGTTAGTGGTTCAGTATAACATTAATACGCAATTGGATGATTCGCGATTAATCAATATCTCTGGAAGACAGAGAATGTTAAGTCAGAAGTTAGTGAAGGAGATTTTGATTCTAAATACTTTTACCAATCCGGTTAAAACTGCCGAGCAAATCCAGACCATCGATAGCACGATAAGCTTGTGGACAACAACCCAAAATGCCTTACAATTCGGTGACAAAAAACTGAATTTCCCCAAAGAGCATAGTCCAAAATTAACGGAGCTGTACCAAAATATAAGCCCGAACCTGCAACAAATTATTCAGACATCTGAGCAAATTGTTCAGAATCGAAAATCAGGCGGTAGTCCGGTTTTAAACCAACCTTTGATTAAGCGAGTGCTTTACAATCAAGAGTTGTTCTTAAAAAAAATGAATCAAATTGTAGGGCAATATGAAACAGAAGCTTTTCAGAAAGTGACCTTACAACGAAATATTGAATACGCAATTCTTGCTTTCACTTTACTTGTTTTGCTGCTAGAGTTGCAATTTATTTTTAAACCAACCAACAAAAATATTGAAGAGTTAATCACAAAGCTCTTAACCTCTGAGAAAAAAGCCTTAAAACTGGCTTACAATACAGAGATTTTGAGCGAATCAAAGGAGAACTCGGTAAAGGAGTTGAAGTCGCTTAACTATGCGATGGAAAACACGCTCTTGTATTGTCGCGTTGCCAATGATGGCACGATCATACATATAGGAGAAAAATTTGCCAAACTGATTAATTACACTGCTTTTCATGCTGATAAAAAATTTCCAGAAGTACTTACCTCTGTTGAAAAGGAACAACATTTTTTGAGCCGAATTATTACCGAAAAGCAAAAAAGTGGTTGGCAAGGCGAAATTCATTTAACCAACAAAGACAACGAATCAACCTGGCTGGATTTGTCTATGATTCCGGTTACGATCCGAAAGCAAGAATCTGAGTTACTTGTTATTTGCTTTGATATTACGGTTCGAAAAAATGCCGAGCAAGAAGTAGAGCGTCTAAATGCCGAAAATATCGCAGAAAAAATAAATCAGCAAAAAATCATTTCGAGCAAAATCATCGAAAATCAAGAGAACGAACAGAACCGAATCGCACGTGAGATTCATGACGGAATTGGGCAAATGCTTACTGGTTTGAAGTTTAGTCTCGAAAGTATCAATCTTGATGACAAAGAAAAGTCGGCACAGAAGATTGAATACTTAAAAAAATTATCGCTCGATATTATTAAAGGTGTTCGAACAGCTACTTTTAATCTAATGCCACCAGAATTGAGTGACCACGGTATCGTTTCGTCTATTACAAAACTGACCGTTGAACTATCAAAACTAACCGGGAAAAACATTCTTTTTTACAATAAGTCCGATTTTAATCAACGTTTGGATTCTTTGATCGAAATTAACTTGTACCGCTTAACCCAAGAAGCAATTAACAATGCAATAAAATACGCTGATTCTTCTCATATTATAGTGCAACTTTCGCACAGCAACAGCTTACTGAGCATTACGATTGACGACAACGGAAAAGGATTTGATCTGGCAACCGTTGACCAAAAGAAAACAAGTGAATCTGGTATGGGTTTACTTTTTATGAAAGAAAGAATTCAATACATCAACGGACGCGTGTTCTTTAACTCGATTTTGGGCGAAGGGACCCGAATTACATTTAATATTCCTATTTAA
- a CDS encoding MFS transporter, with the protein MENSSSLSKSHRMLFLNTLAFTICFACWTLNGVLVTFLVDKGIFNWSVVQVGWLLGIPILTGSIMRLPIGILTDKYGGKYVFATLLLVCSVPLFLLPLADSFFMFAILSFLFGLVGTSFAVGIGYTSIFYPKEWQGRALGIFGMGNAGAAITTFVAPSLLNHFSISDAQNGWKMLPIVYGAALLLIGLLFLFFAENRKLEKSNRTIPQMLTTLKSARVWRFGAYYFLVFGCFVAYSQWLLPNFMNVYSTSLVMGGMFATMFSLPSGVIRAFGGWLSDKFGARKVMYWVLSSSVILSALLMIPKMEITTAGPGVMAGKKGVITAISPDNVRIGDKDFPIDSKPEKIEEGSIFPTKSSWQKIIVEQNQEVNKKEVIAKGVTRISFDANMWVYLILVILIGVSWGIGKAAVYKHIPDYFPNEIGVVGGMVGLLGGLGGFFCPIIFSYLLTTTGIWSSSWIFVLIFSVICLIWMHVTITNMMNEKQPGMANQIDRKN; encoded by the coding sequence ATGGAAAATTCATCTTCATTATCAAAATCGCATCGCATGTTATTTCTTAACACGCTGGCTTTTACCATTTGTTTTGCATGTTGGACATTAAATGGTGTACTGGTTACCTTTTTGGTAGACAAAGGAATCTTTAATTGGAGCGTTGTCCAAGTGGGATGGCTATTAGGTATTCCGATTTTAACGGGTTCGATTATGCGTTTGCCTATCGGAATCTTGACTGATAAATATGGAGGAAAATATGTTTTTGCCACTTTATTACTAGTTTGCTCTGTGCCTTTGTTTCTTCTACCCTTGGCTGATAGCTTTTTTATGTTTGCCATACTGAGCTTTTTGTTTGGTTTAGTCGGGACTAGTTTTGCGGTCGGAATTGGTTATACTTCTATTTTTTACCCAAAAGAATGGCAAGGTAGAGCATTAGGAATCTTCGGAATGGGTAATGCTGGTGCCGCCATAACTACTTTTGTAGCGCCTTCGCTTTTAAATCACTTTTCAATATCCGATGCTCAAAATGGATGGAAAATGCTACCAATTGTTTATGGTGCAGCATTATTACTCATCGGACTGTTATTTTTATTCTTCGCCGAAAACAGAAAATTAGAAAAATCAAACCGCACGATTCCGCAAATGTTAACTACATTAAAAAGTGCTCGAGTATGGCGATTTGGAGCTTATTACTTTTTAGTTTTTGGTTGTTTTGTTGCGTATTCACAATGGTTATTACCCAATTTCATGAACGTATATTCCACCAGCTTGGTGATGGGCGGAATGTTTGCTACTATGTTTAGCTTACCTTCGGGTGTGATTCGCGCTTTTGGTGGCTGGTTATCAGATAAATTTGGAGCTCGAAAAGTAATGTATTGGGTATTGAGTTCGTCGGTAATTTTGAGTGCCTTGCTTATGATTCCAAAAATGGAAATCACCACTGCCGGTCCTGGTGTAATGGCAGGAAAAAAAGGCGTCATTACCGCTATAAGCCCAGACAATGTGCGCATAGGCGACAAAGATTTTCCTATTGATTCAAAACCAGAAAAGATAGAAGAAGGAAGTATTTTTCCAACGAAATCGTCTTGGCAAAAAATAATTGTAGAACAAAATCAAGAAGTAAATAAAAAGGAAGTTATTGCCAAAGGTGTTACACGCATCAGCTTTGACGCCAACATGTGGGTATACCTCATCTTGGTAATTCTGATCGGGGTTTCATGGGGAATAGGGAAAGCAGCAGTATACAAGCACATTCCAGATTATTTTCCGAATGAAATTGGCGTTGTCGGTGGAATGGTCGGATTACTTGGTGGATTGGGTGGCTTCTTTTGTCCCATTATCTTCAGCTACTTATTAACCACAACCGGTATTTGGTCAAGTTCATGGATATTTGTTCTTATCTTCTCTGTGATTTGCTTGATTTGGATGCATGTAACAATTACCAACATGATGAATGAAAAACAGCCAGGAATGGCCAACCAAATTGATAGAAAAAATTAA
- the nirB gene encoding nitrite reductase large subunit NirB codes for MIKIIVVGNGMVGYKFCEKFISKSGQEKYQITVFGEEPRRAYDRVHLSEYFAGKTADDLSMSTSNWYEQNNILLNTSELITDIHKENKTITTHLEKTHSYDYLVLATGSAAFVPPIEGVEKEGVFVYRTIEDLDAIMAYAKKIKINGATEAAVLGGGLLGLEAAKAVRDLGLNPHVVEFAPRLMPRQLDKGASDMLQSKIEALNIGIHLNKSTQYIAGDDAITGMMFQEDQLLKVDMLVISAGIKPRDELGRSAGLEVGVRGGIVVDNKMQTSDPSIYAIGEVALYNQMIYGLVAPGYEMADVVAEQILGSEKVMRESIDMSTQLKLIGVEVASFGDPFIENENVTAIIFENKFNGTYKRINVTKDGKTLLGGILVGDSSDYNSLFQIYSNAMKLPENPEDLILGSRGGEASSMGSAMDLPDTAVICSCENVTKGAICCSITDGSCETLGDVIKATKATSGCGGCKPMVVDLVKETQKSLGKEVKDVVCEHFAYSRQELFDIVKINKFTNHNEVLGTVGKGDGCEVCRPLLSSIFSSIYNDTANKHVTSQDTNDRFLANIQRNGTYSVVPRMAGGEVTAEKLIAIGEVAKEYNLYTKITGAQRVDLFGAELNDLPAIWKKLIDSGFESGHAYGKSLRAVKSCVGNAWCRYGMDDSTTFAIELENRYRGIRSPHKLKGGVSACIRECAEARGKDFGVIAVEGGWNLYICGNGGANPKHAVLLAEQIDKETVFKYMDRFLMYYIRTAGPLVRTSTWLEKLEGGLDYLKKVVIDDSLAINETLEAEMQTLVDTFECEWKQAIEDPEMMKRFSHFTNSDDRDDSIEYIALREQKMPKAW; via the coding sequence ATGATTAAAATAATAGTAGTCGGAAACGGCATGGTGGGTTACAAATTTTGCGAAAAGTTCATTTCAAAATCTGGCCAAGAGAAATATCAAATTACCGTATTTGGCGAAGAACCGAGACGTGCTTACGATCGTGTACACCTAAGCGAATACTTTGCAGGAAAAACAGCTGATGATTTATCAATGTCTACTTCAAATTGGTACGAACAAAACAACATTCTATTAAATACATCAGAATTAATTACAGATATTCATAAGGAGAACAAAACCATTACCACGCATTTAGAAAAAACACATTCTTATGACTACTTGGTTTTGGCTACGGGTTCTGCCGCTTTTGTACCTCCTATTGAAGGAGTAGAAAAAGAGGGCGTTTTTGTTTACAGAACTATCGAAGATCTTGACGCAATTATGGCGTATGCCAAAAAAATAAAAATCAATGGCGCTACTGAGGCTGCTGTACTTGGTGGTGGTTTACTAGGGCTTGAAGCTGCAAAAGCGGTACGTGATTTGGGTCTAAACCCACATGTAGTTGAGTTTGCACCTCGCTTAATGCCAAGACAATTGGACAAAGGCGCTAGTGATATGCTACAATCAAAAATCGAAGCACTTAATATAGGTATCCACCTCAACAAATCGACCCAATATATTGCCGGAGACGATGCTATCACAGGCATGATGTTTCAAGAGGACCAACTTTTGAAGGTAGATATGCTGGTTATCTCGGCTGGAATTAAGCCTAGAGATGAACTAGGACGCAGCGCTGGTCTTGAAGTAGGCGTACGTGGCGGAATTGTAGTGGATAATAAAATGCAAACGTCTGATCCTAGCATTTATGCCATTGGTGAAGTAGCGTTGTACAATCAAATGATCTACGGACTTGTTGCTCCTGGATATGAAATGGCCGATGTGGTAGCCGAACAAATTTTGGGATCTGAAAAGGTCATGAGAGAAAGCATTGACATGTCAACACAGTTAAAATTGATTGGTGTAGAAGTGGCTAGTTTTGGTGATCCTTTTATCGAAAATGAAAATGTAACCGCTATTATTTTCGAAAATAAATTTAACGGAACCTACAAAAGAATCAACGTTACCAAGGATGGAAAAACCTTGCTTGGCGGAATATTGGTAGGAGACTCAAGCGATTACAACAGTTTATTCCAAATTTATAGCAACGCCATGAAACTTCCTGAAAATCCTGAAGATCTAATCTTAGGATCCAGAGGTGGCGAAGCTTCCTCGATGGGTAGCGCAATGGATTTGCCTGATACTGCCGTAATTTGCTCGTGCGAAAATGTAACCAAAGGCGCAATTTGTTGCTCGATTACCGATGGAAGTTGCGAAACACTTGGCGATGTTATCAAAGCAACCAAAGCAACATCTGGTTGTGGTGGCTGTAAACCTATGGTCGTAGACCTTGTCAAAGAAACCCAAAAATCACTTGGAAAAGAGGTGAAAGATGTAGTTTGTGAGCACTTTGCTTACAGCCGTCAAGAATTGTTTGATATCGTAAAAATAAACAAATTCACCAATCATAATGAGGTACTTGGTACTGTTGGAAAAGGTGATGGTTGCGAGGTATGTCGACCGTTATTGTCTTCAATATTCTCTAGTATTTATAATGACACAGCCAACAAGCATGTGACTTCACAAGACACTAATGATCGATTTTTGGCTAATATTCAACGAAACGGAACCTATTCTGTAGTTCCAAGAATGGCCGGTGGTGAGGTTACTGCCGAAAAATTAATCGCGATTGGTGAAGTTGCAAAAGAATACAATTTATATACAAAAATTACAGGAGCACAACGTGTCGATTTGTTTGGTGCAGAACTAAATGATCTCCCAGCGATTTGGAAAAAATTAATAGACAGCGGTTTTGAGAGCGGTCACGCCTACGGAAAATCATTGCGTGCCGTAAAAAGCTGCGTGGGTAATGCTTGGTGTCGCTACGGAATGGATGACAGTACCACATTTGCTATCGAACTTGAAAATCGTTACAGAGGTATTCGATCTCCTCATAAATTAAAAGGTGGTGTTTCAGCTTGTATTCGTGAATGTGCCGAAGCAAGAGGAAAAGATTTTGGTGTGATTGCTGTAGAAGGCGGATGGAATTTATACATCTGTGGTAACGGTGGTGCCAACCCAAAACATGCCGTATTACTGGCCGAGCAAATAGACAAAGAAACCGTTTTCAAATACATGGACCGTTTCCTTATGTACTACATACGTACCGCGGGCCCATTGGTGCGAACTTCAACTTGGTTAGAAAAACTAGAAGGTGGTCTTGATTACTTGAAAAAAGTGGTGATCGATGACAGTTTAGCAATCAATGAAACCTTGGAAGCTGAAATGCAAACTCTTGTAGACACCTTTGAGTGCGAATGGAAACAAGCGATTGAAGATCCTGAAATGATGAAACGTTTCAGTCACTTTACCAACTCTGATGATCGTGATGATTCTATTGAATACATCGCACTTAGAGAGCAAAAAATGCCAAAGGCTTGGTAA
- the nirD gene encoding nitrite reductase small subunit NirD — MEEILEQYQTVALNDVQIWFNAGKTTDFPADGGGCVKYKGKQIAVINFERRNEWYACQNVCPHKMEMVLSRGMIGSSEDTPKIACPLHKNNFSLVDGTNLNGNDYKIATYPVKIVEGEVLIGFVD; from the coding sequence ATGGAAGAAATACTAGAACAATACCAAACAGTAGCATTAAATGATGTGCAGATATGGTTCAACGCTGGAAAAACAACTGATTTCCCTGCAGATGGCGGTGGATGCGTGAAATATAAAGGAAAACAAATTGCAGTTATCAATTTTGAAAGAAGAAATGAATGGTACGCTTGCCAAAATGTTTGCCCTCACAAAATGGAGATGGTATTGTCAAGAGGTATGATTGGATCGTCTGAGGATACTCCAAAAATTGCTTGTCCCTTGCACAAAAACAACTTCTCATTGGTTGACGGAACCAACCTAAACGGTAACGATTACAAAATCGCAACATATCCCGTTAAAATTGTTGAAGGCGAAGTATTGATTGGCTTTGTTGATTAA
- a CDS encoding response regulator, whose product MSDIIRVVLADDHVFVRDGVKSLLESEANILVVGEATDGLEALTFVEESKPDLLIIDIRMPNMTGIEAVDELRKKGNMVKTIVLSMHDSEEYVLKAINAGADGYLLKGSSKEEFLKALYTVSNGGKYFTGDISSILINQLSNGGPIEQKTALAEDLTITKREKEILKLLLSGKGNKEIAETLEISKRTAEVHRFNLMKKLKVKNLMELSNKATEYSLL is encoded by the coding sequence ATGAGTGATATTATTCGAGTAGTTTTGGCAGATGACCACGTTTTTGTACGCGATGGAGTAAAATCGCTATTGGAATCAGAAGCGAATATTTTGGTCGTTGGCGAAGCGACTGATGGCCTCGAAGCCCTTACTTTTGTTGAAGAAAGTAAACCTGATTTATTGATTATTGATATCAGAATGCCCAACATGACCGGAATTGAAGCCGTAGATGAATTGCGTAAAAAGGGTAATATGGTCAAAACAATCGTACTTTCTATGCACGATTCTGAAGAGTACGTACTTAAGGCCATCAATGCTGGTGCAGACGGATACTTACTTAAAGGGTCTAGTAAAGAAGAATTCTTAAAGGCACTATATACCGTAAGCAATGGTGGCAAATATTTCACCGGAGATATTTCTTCTATTTTGATCAATCAACTATCGAATGGTGGTCCTATTGAACAAAAAACAGCATTGGCGGAGGATTTAACGATTACCAAAAGAGAAAAAGAAATCCTCAAACTTTTGCTCTCTGGCAAAGGAAACAAAGAAATTGCCGAAACCTTAGAAATCAGTAAACGTACTGCCGAAGTGCACCGTTTTAACTTAATGAAAAAATTAAAAGTCAAAAACTTAATGGAGCTTTCAAACAAAGCTACTGAGTATTCATTACTATAA
- a CDS encoding Crp/Fnr family transcriptional regulator — protein MKRLNIDCATCDNTSCFIKKHLHLEKMQDFALQKNSFACKKGQQFMIEGAPIQGLYFLYKGKVKILKTGIYGKEQIVRLAVEGDTVGFRGFGTRNRYLIGAAALEDSLLCNFSNDVMEQILKTIPEFTYDMMLFYAEELNKSENKVKKIAQMNVRERVIDTLLHLFKKFGHTNNLINVSLSRKEIADFAGTTDEQVTRIFSSLKKEALINTVGKKISLIQINKLQGELIEHRQF, from the coding sequence ATGAAAAGATTAAATATTGACTGTGCCACTTGCGATAATACGAGCTGTTTTATTAAAAAACACCTTCATCTAGAAAAGATGCAAGATTTTGCCTTGCAAAAAAATTCGTTTGCTTGCAAAAAAGGACAGCAATTTATGATCGAAGGGGCGCCAATTCAAGGGCTTTATTTTTTGTATAAAGGAAAAGTCAAAATTCTAAAAACCGGGATTTATGGCAAGGAACAAATCGTTCGTTTGGCTGTAGAAGGTGACACGGTGGGTTTTAGAGGGTTTGGTACTCGAAATAGGTATTTAATTGGCGCCGCAGCACTCGAAGATAGTTTGTTATGCAACTTTAGTAACGATGTTATGGAACAAATTTTAAAAACAATACCTGAGTTTACTTATGATATGATGCTTTTTTATGCTGAGGAACTGAATAAAAGCGAAAACAAAGTTAAAAAAATTGCTCAAATGAATGTGAGAGAGCGCGTTATAGACACCTTGCTTCACTTATTCAAAAAATTTGGACATACCAACAACCTTATTAATGTGAGTCTTTCTCGAAAAGAAATTGCCGATTTTGCTGGAACGACAGACGAACAGGTGACCCGTATTTTTTCGAGTCTAAAAAAAGAAGCCCTCATCAATACCGTTGGAAAAAAAATAAGCCTTATTCAAATTAATAAATTGCAAGGTGAATTGATAGAACACAGGCAGTTCTAA
- a CDS encoding aldo/keto reductase, which produces MASSNIGLGTAAIGRPHYINIRESSEDAFDLQAFKKKAFKVLDAAYKKGVRYYDTAPGYGIAEQILGEWLLTKNDPSVEVATKWGYVYTANFDLHADIHEFKDHSVEQLTKQWEDSKILFPNLTSLQIHSATFDSGVLENEAVHQKMFEIKKSQNIKIGLSVSGANQVDILKKALEIKIEDEPLFEIFQVTYNILDQSLLTILDRIKSNGNRIIIKEGLANGRLLPNADYPHYYDLYKTLAHLSEKYAVGSDAIALQFCVQSVAPFMVLSGASTVKQLKENLKVGTFQLSDEDLALLYAFKTEPEAYWQERKQLQWN; this is translated from the coding sequence ATGGCATCATCAAACATCGGACTAGGTACAGCAGCAATCGGCAGACCTCATTACATCAATATCAGAGAATCATCCGAAGATGCTTTTGACCTTCAAGCTTTTAAAAAAAAGGCTTTCAAAGTCCTAGACGCTGCCTACAAAAAAGGTGTTCGATACTATGATACCGCTCCAGGTTATGGCATTGCCGAACAAATTTTGGGCGAATGGTTGCTAACAAAAAACGACCCTTCTGTTGAAGTAGCAACTAAGTGGGGATATGTTTACACCGCCAATTTTGACCTACATGCAGACATACACGAGTTTAAAGACCATAGCGTTGAACAACTGACGAAACAATGGGAGGATTCAAAAATTTTATTTCCAAATCTAACGAGTTTACAAATTCATTCGGCCACCTTTGATTCTGGGGTTTTGGAAAATGAAGCCGTCCATCAAAAAATGTTCGAAATCAAAAAAAGTCAAAATATTAAAATTGGACTTAGCGTTTCAGGAGCGAATCAAGTTGACATTTTGAAGAAAGCTTTAGAAATCAAAATAGAAGACGAACCACTTTTCGAAATTTTTCAAGTCACCTACAATATTTTAGACCAAAGCTTACTTACTATTCTTGATCGAATAAAAAGCAATGGCAATCGCATCATTATTAAAGAAGGACTAGCAAACGGTCGATTGTTGCCCAATGCAGATTATCCGCACTATTATGACCTATATAAGACACTAGCACATTTATCTGAAAAATATGCCGTAGGCAGTGATGCAATTGCCTTGCAGTTTTGCGTTCAATCGGTGGCTCCTTTTATGGTTCTTAGTGGTGCGTCGACGGTCAAGCAACTTAAAGAAAACTTGAAGGTAGGTACTTTTCAACTTTCAGATGAAGATTTGGCCCTACTCTATGCTTTTAAAACCGAACCTGAAGCGTATTGGCAAGAGCGAAAACAACTGCAATGGAACTAG
- a CDS encoding DUF4202 domain-containing protein gives MTTTPFQLASQWIDAENAQDPNIDQHESINFPKELLYSNRMFAKLMDFCPSASEAVQIASKAQHICRWKIARDSYPMDRVGYLKWREDLKKFHAKTTAEILEKAGYDSEFIARVTFLIEKKLLKKDAETQLLEDVICLVFMEFYLEPFVAKHETEKLKNIILKTWNKMSDAGHEAALKINYSADNLALIKEALGI, from the coding sequence ATGACAACGACTCCCTTCCAGCTAGCAAGCCAATGGATTGATGCCGAAAATGCTCAAGATCCAAATATAGACCAACACGAATCCATAAATTTCCCAAAAGAACTGTTGTACTCCAATAGAATGTTTGCGAAACTTATGGATTTTTGTCCTTCTGCTTCAGAGGCGGTACAAATTGCATCCAAAGCGCAACATATTTGTCGTTGGAAAATTGCTCGCGACTCCTACCCTATGGATCGTGTAGGTTATTTGAAATGGAGAGAAGATTTGAAAAAATTTCATGCAAAAACTACCGCTGAAATTCTTGAAAAAGCTGGATATGATTCTGAATTTATTGCTCGAGTAACTTTTTTGATCGAAAAGAAATTACTAAAAAAAGATGCCGAAACCCAATTGCTAGAAGATGTAATCTGCTTGGTTTTTATGGAATTTTATTTAGAGCCTTTTGTAGCGAAACACGAGACCGAAAAACTCAAAAATATCATCCTAAAAACTTGGAATAAAATGTCGGACGCAGGTCATGAAGCGGCATTAAAAATCAATTATTCAGCAGATAATCTAGCATTGATCAAGGAGGCACTCGGAATCTAA
- a CDS encoding DEAD/DEAH box helicase, translating to MNSKHLPQNILKNLGIAQLNEMQEVAQDAILHDNNILLLSPTGSGKTLAFLLPILEMLQPQFLSVQCLILVPSRELGLQIEQVWKKMGTDYKVNVCYGGHSIDTEIKNLSNPPAVLIGTPGRIADHIERGTFRLDKIQTLILDEFDKSLQLGFHEQMSFIIGKLPKLNKRVLVSATSDIEIPKYTRVVNPTVLDFIPEEEEASESNLEMRLVVSKERDKINTLFNLICSLKSESAIVFCNHRDAAERISDTLNEKGIYATYYHGGMDQDERERSLIQFRNGSMSYLITTDLAARGLDIPEMNHVIHYHLPSKEDEFTHRNGRTARMHASGTAYIVANDSEKKMDYIDYSMQVLDVEAAKSIPKPPLYQTIYISGGKKTKLNKIDIVGFFSQKGKLEKGDLGLIEVKDFISFAAVKFGKVNDLLRLVRDEKMKGKKFKIEVARKVIKKVEE from the coding sequence ATGAATTCAAAACACCTTCCTCAAAATATACTTAAGAATTTGGGTATTGCCCAATTGAATGAAATGCAAGAAGTGGCTCAAGATGCTATTTTGCATGACAATAATATTTTGTTATTATCACCAACAGGTTCCGGTAAAACACTGGCGTTCTTGTTGCCTATTTTAGAAATGCTACAACCTCAGTTTTTATCTGTACAATGCTTGATTTTGGTTCCTTCGAGAGAATTAGGACTGCAAATTGAACAAGTTTGGAAGAAAATGGGAACCGATTATAAAGTCAACGTATGCTACGGTGGACACTCAATAGATACTGAAATTAAAAATTTAAGTAATCCTCCTGCGGTTTTAATAGGAACTCCAGGTAGAATTGCTGACCATATTGAACGCGGTACCTTCCGATTGGACAAAATTCAAACACTTATTTTGGATGAGTTTGACAAGTCGCTTCAATTAGGGTTTCATGAGCAAATGTCTTTCATTATTGGTAAATTGCCAAAACTAAATAAGCGCGTTTTGGTATCTGCAACTTCAGATATCGAAATTCCAAAATACACAAGAGTGGTAAATCCAACGGTTTTGGATTTTATTCCTGAAGAGGAAGAAGCATCTGAGAGCAATCTTGAAATGCGATTGGTAGTATCTAAGGAGCGTGACAAAATCAATACGTTATTCAATTTGATTTGTTCATTAAAATCAGAATCGGCGATTGTATTTTGCAACCATCGTGATGCGGCAGAACGTATTAGTGACACCCTAAACGAAAAGGGAATTTATGCTACGTATTACCATGGTGGAATGGATCAAGATGAACGTGAGCGTTCTTTGATTCAGTTTCGAAATGGAAGTATGAGTTATTTGATCACAACAGACTTAGCTGCTCGTGGATTGGATATTCCAGAGATGAATCACGTTATTCATTATCATTTACCATCGAAAGAAGATGAGTTTACGCATCGTAACGGGCGTACAGCACGTATGCATGCCTCTGGAACGGCTTATATTGTTGCCAACGACAGCGAGAAAAAAATGGATTACATTGACTATTCCATGCAAGTATTGGATGTAGAAGCAGCCAAAAGTATTCCGAAGCCACCTTTGTATCAAACGATTTACATTAGTGGTGGTAAAAAAACCAAACTGAACAAAATTGATATCGTAGGTTTCTTTTCTCAAAAAGGAAAATTAGAAAAAGGCGATTTGGGTTTAATTGAAGTAAAAGACTTTATCTCCTTCGCCGCCGTAAAATTCGGAAAAGTAAATGATTTGCTCCGTCTTGTACGTGATGAAAAAATGAAGGGTAAAAAATTCAAAATTGAAGTTGCCCGAAAAGTGATTAAAAAAGTAGAAGAATAG